One window from the genome of Leishmania panamensis strain MHOM/PA/94/PSC-1 chromosome 13 sequence encodes:
- a CDS encoding hypothetical protein (TriTrypDB/GeneDB-style sysID: LpmP.13.0290), translating to MSAKPVISLPPQPCLIAANESVNPVPKLLLSFPVPRLVSQLRLETEWARPEEEVPAGGVPTESSALPSWRSAELDQLSRGMQESAQQLLLTGVFSRFLQEQFHSEAGQFHENCGSADDSCSSLRCQGRTSAAHCVSRTVTRGLQGLLSSMVQRNTLLNVAQLRKQCESGTTSSLLPPGKDAFAHRVPLTRVPESESWVRSENATGPSLRPRRSAELGSSLADTSMGLRTLAPADGKPSIPASGRRRASATTASTPTIPRVAASYRPRTTSESASLEALETSLRGSERTDVNSISFADFVRQTASDSGSGAVVFDVPLLLRFVSWLPLQVRPFEGIPSAQMTACLTALAASCTSAEEEAGVFSNSGLQELPWSARTWLCCQCLAHPHFPTEAVPAGLVGHTVDAFARVIRGVAALLLRVQQSADMAAVGVSAETSGKQEGHSSTVLGQRSAADRMCTTSSLHPWLEQLRGYLRSFAVMLCNRTVRLVPDTDISRLEELCYQCLFHVTRSCSKEVHLLYSTYIIDGAVHLYRCIWNCLQVERQRLVEVFFQRLPTSSACLTQRTYRVNYDGRTVLPLTVSMLAGAQSLVISGEVGELSTVETLQRQCSLWAGTFVHELLLRCASRGDRTEDTAAWAAAVVLAEDLTDLLGVPEWPGADVLLRTFVHALAQLCLSAESATTASAEALRPLAVDVVARVALKLFDERQSSVPTTILAEMERLRDVASRGQGVGPLVLQNIVCVPAPSPPTAADQQAWEHMCGATDKAAMPSIGTADSSLLGVMGSVYMAESQLIANPSTAADYAAVWFSLRAAQVTTWASLQDTDQEWISEAGLGLLVRWQRPPGGGDAPANWNDVCVWTQVISTQFSNSMLSLRTRHTLVSMLLSIFHLKDAQGVAVPVSDVVQRKALAHLARLTAEHPPLHRYLWPVVRQCVQDDSARVRESIVPLLLTMLNGATVTAAEGELTATDYSVTADGLTAEVVSSLLYLLNDKSGSVVSRTIAALDAFLTDDAYQCFFATPHGAPLLFFIEYKLLQLAAPDEAEAQRHRKDVVKHFLRRWVVTLGDAEGSLTGAHAQLAKELVALAVMVAPDYPHDLGEDNPLVQVLQGMHTYVTAYDPAGETSPSSTAASTAVARRRPRGYHIDGARLLHVMRCAARSLWTRYNCFHSTEDAVSCLAAMRALAQARGEWVQPLAEVLVQSIAYPPPPTSPLAKTPEALGGALLHMCQTLHFILKAPRLPLVSLDQLARSLTALLSKYVGPYQQRVIVASCSALCALITCGAKHRLSGQVNVPYLQLCYSLMNTYYTRVRGLLPSLATQPQSVAYTLRFLFLLSEFLRMYPGWRQHPPHPALVEESLVGHNAGATAPNALIEGPGIMANTYQLLEDVLGSCGGSTTRKGVTVIALRVVASLCTLDPTTYFLRAEGRIRDALRSHDVRFQLQSLSLLSDFLKEEDQRVEAAARQATHLDTTALILGSSGGGDASDTSSGSWGNGDGDDKFEAPLPGRRVKRLRHKQAAVAVNAPQQMKARGNARRVPLLHSSAAAHTEDFNSGMATWIFQQFHGDIARLSCGTPNNQVRSLCLRLFQQAAHGGLLPPEKYMQVIVALAADVHAPLRQQAAATLTISCEHHEVVGSSVGRGVELAFCLHHTCGVNLLRSAVVPDKLLTTAIATAVDSGTGGVLSGYSVHSSVYTLLHKRLRDSMITTLVRFFYQDDKARTWCEEHAQQLTDATEALAASSSSGVVFSLFHPLLFLCHLTLALATLPFPHENDVLHVLQQARTGLDLNGQAALDWLRENEGSTAPPSLTDTNSSMVMRWKAIGALLLHYLRCSLKSEYHVNSAKLVRYRSRQNFRAATTAAQQCTASPMQRRAAHSAAMADLTARLERLVRLLEPALRLSWAVHPPTDVVEVGWHALSVELESALMEESADAFGECTPSRSTCVCGRAKRARVARPTRHATAPSRRKRQRCSLPRDTTSTDDSAQDDTESDEAATRSSSESPALNTPCEAAHQHNLDPPFPDTNNG from the coding sequence ATGTCTGCCAAACCTGTCATCTCACTTCCCCCGCAGCCGTGTCTTATCGCGGCTAACGAGTCCGTCAACCCCGTTCcgaagctgctgctttcctttCCGGTGCCTCGCCTGGTATCGCAGCTGCGGCTCGAGACGGAATGGGCGAggccggaggaggaggtccCTGCCGGTGGTGTACCAACAGAATCCTCTGCTTTGCCGTCATGGAGGTCAGCGGAACTGGACCAGCTGTCACGCGGTATGCAGGAGTctgcccagcagctgctcctcacTGGTGTCTTTTCACGCTTTCTGCAGGAGCAGTTCCATAGCGAGGCAGGACAATTCCATGAGAATTGTGGCAGCGCCGACGACAGCTGTAGTTCCCTTCGCTGTCAGGgccgcacctctgccgcacaTTGTGTCAGTCGAACCGTCACGCGTGGCCTTCAAGGGCTGCTTTCCTCTATGGTGCAGCGAAATACGCTGCTGAATGTTGCCCAACTGCGCAAGCAGTGCGAATCAGGCACAACATCATCCCTGCTACCTCCTGGTAAGGACGCGTTCGCACACCGCGTGCCGCTGACGCGTGTTCCCGAGTCAGAAAGTTGGGTGAGAAGCGAAAATGCTACAGGGCCATCCCTGCGGCCGCGGCGATCAGCGGAATTGGGAAGCAGCCTGGCGGACACGTCGATGGGCTTGCGAACCTTGGCACCGGCTGATGGCAAGCCGTCGATCCCCGCCagtgggcggcggcgggcgaGTGCGACGACCGCGTCTACTCCGACCATTCCCAGGGTGGCGGCGAGCTACAGGCCGCGCACGACTTCAGAGTCGGCGAGCCTAGAGGCACTGGAGACGTCCTTGAGGGGCAGCGAGCGCACCGATGTAAATTCTATTTCCTTTGCAGACTTTGTGCGACAGACCGCCAGTGatagtggcagcggcgctgttgttTTCGATGTGCCACTGCTCCTCCGTTTCGTCTCCTGGCTGCCCCTTCAAGTGCGTCCTTTTGAGGGCATTCCGTCTGCGCAGATGACTGCTTGCTTGACGGCGCTCGCTGCATCTTGCACTAGTGCCGAGGAGGAAGCGGGAGTGTTCTCCAACTCTGGTCTGCAGGAGTTGCCATGGTCTGCGCGCACGTGGCTTTGCTGCCAGTGCTTAGCCCACCCGCACTTCCCCACTGAGGCAGTGCCAGCGGGACTCGTAGGACATACAGTCGACGCGTTCGCACGGGTTATTCGTGGTGTGGCGGCGTTGCTCTTGCGAGTGCAGCAATCAGCAGACATGGCGGCTGTGGGGGTCAGCGCCGAGACAAGTGGCAAGCAAGAGGGACACTCGTCTACAGTTCTTGGGCAACGTAGTGCAGCTGACCGCATGTGCACCACATCGAGTCTGCACCCCTGGTTAGAACAGCTGCGGGGCTAcctgcgcagcttcgccgTCATGCTGTGCAACCGCACAGTGCGGCTTGTACCGGACACCGATATCAGCCGTCTCGAGGAGCTGTGCTACCAGTGTCTTTTTCATgtgacgcgcagctgctccaagGAAGTGCACCTGCTCTATAGCACTTACATCATTGACGGCGCGGTGCACCTGTATCGATGCATCTGGAACTGTCTCcaggtggagcggcagcgcttgGTGGAGGTGTTCTTTCAGCGTTTACCCACCTCTTCCGCGTGTCTGACGCAGCGGACCTATCGTGTAAACTATGACGGACGCACTGTGCTACCCCTCACCGTTTCCATGCTGGCAGGCGCGCAGTCGTTGGTCATCTCAGGCGAAGTAGGTGAGCTGAGCACTGTGGAGACACTGCAGCGTCAGTGCAGCTTGTGGGCCGGCACGTTTGTgcatgagctgctgctgcggtgcgcgTCAAGGGGGGACCGGACTGAGGACACGGCGGCgtgggcggcggcagtggtccTGGCGGAGGACTTGACGGATCTTCTCGGGGTGCCGGAGTGGCCAGGCgcggatgtgctgctgcgcacttTTGTGCACGCACTGGCACAGCTGTGCCTCAGCGCTGAGTCTGCCACGACGGCATccgccgaggcgctgcggccacTGGCAGTGGATGTGGTGGCCCGCGTGGCTCTGAAGCTTTTCGACGAGAGGCAGTCGTCTGTGCCGACGACTATCTTGGCGGAGATGGAGCGGCTCAGGGACGTGGCCAGCAGGGGCCAGGGGGTGGGTCCCCTGGTGCTGCAGAATAtagtgtgtgtgcctgctccttcaccacccaccgctgccgaccAACAGGCTTGGGAGCACATGTGTGGTGCAACGGACAAGGCAGCGATGCCAAGCATCGGCACAGCGGACAGCTCTCTTCTTGGGGTCATGGGATCCGTCTACATGGCTGAATCGCAGCTTATCGCAAATCCGTCCACCGCGGCGGACTACGCTGCAGTGTGGTTTAGCCTGCGCGCAGCGCAGGTCACGACGTGGGCTTCGCTGCAGGATACCGATCAGGAATGGATTTCGGAGGCAGGGCTTGGCTTACTcgtgcggtggcagcgccccCCTGGTGGAGGGGACGCACCGGCCAACTGGAacgacgtgtgcgtgtggacgCAGGTCATCAGCACTCAGTTCAGCAACTCTATGCTCAGCCTACGTACGCGGCATACCCTGGTATCGATGCTGCTCTCCATCTTCCACCTCAAAGACGCACAGGGCGTCGCGGTGCCGGTGTCGGATGTGGTACAAAGAAAAGCACTCGCCCACCTCGCCCGCCTTACCGCGGAACACCCGCCGCTTCATCGCTATTTGTGGCCAGTGGTGCGGCAGTGCGTGCAGGACGACAGTGCGCGAGTGCGGGAGTCTATCGTGCCCCTTCTTCTTACAATGCTGAATGGCGCGACCGTCACCGCGGCTGAGGGCGAGTTGACTGCCACGGACTACTCCGTGACCGCCGACGGGCTCACTGCCGAGGTGGTGAGCAGCCTCCTTTACCTTCTCAACGACAAGAGCGGCTCAGTGGTGTCGCGCACCATCGCTGCCCTCGACGCATTCCTGACAGATGACGCTTACCAGTGCTTCTTCGCCACCCCGCacggcgcaccgctgctcttcttcatcgAGTATAAGTTACTGCAACTCGCTGCCCCCGACGAGGCCGAGGCGCAGAGGCATCGGAAGGATGTGGTGAAGCACTTTCTGCGCCGCTGGGTGGTAACGCTAGGCGACGCCGAGGGCTCCCTCACTGGGGCCCACGCGCAGCTGGCAAAGGAGCTCGTTgcgctggcggtgatggtggcgccAGACTACCCGCACGATCTTGGCGAGGACAATCCGCTGGTGCAGGTGCTACAGGGCATGCACACATATGTGACCGCATACGACCCTGCAGGTGAGACTTCGCCGAGCTCCACTGCTGCGAGTACGGCTGTGGCGCGTCGTCGCCCACGCGGCTATCACATTGACGGGGCCCGGCTGCTTCACGTcatgcgctgcgctgcgcgatCGCTGTGGACGCGGTACAACTGCTTTCACTCTACCGAGGACGCCGTGTCGTGCCTCGCCGCGATGCGGGCCCTCGCGCAGGCCCGCGGGGAGTGGGTGCAGCCGCTGGCCGAGGTGCTAGTGCAGTCCATCGCCTACCCCCCGCCTCCCACATCACCACTCGCCAAAACACCGGAGGCGCTGGGCGGGGCGCTGTTGCACATGTGTCAAACCTTACACTTCATTCTGAAGGCCCCGCGGCTACCCCTCGTTTCTCTCGATCAACTTGCACGCTCCCTGACAGCACTGCTATCCAAGTACGTGGGGCCGTATCAACAGCGCGTAATTGTCGCCTCCTGCAGTGCACTGTGCGCCCTCATCACGTGTGGCGCCAAGCACCGTCTCTCCGGACAGGTCAACGTGCCGTACCTGCAACTCTGCTACTCGCTCATGAACACCTACTACACCCGTGTGCGGGGACTGCTGCCGAGCTTGGccacgcagccgcagagtGTCGCCTACACActgcgcttcctcttcctcttgtcCGAGTTTTTGCGTATGTATCCGGGCTGGAGGCAGCACCCGCCGCACCCGGCCCTCGTAGAGGAGTCGTTAGTTGGTCATAACGCAGGAGCAACAGCGCCGAATGCGCTCATTGAGGGTCCCGGTATCATGGCTAACACGTATCAGCTCCTCGAAGATGTCTTGGGGAGTTGTGGCGGCTCCACCACACGGAAAGGCGTTACCGTGATCGCTCTGCGTGTTGTCGCATCGCTGTGCACGCTTGACCCCACGACGTACTTTCTCCGCGCTGAGGGGCGCATTCGTGACGCACTTCGCTCCCACGACGTGCGTTTTCAACTACAGAGTCTCTCCTTGCTCTCCGATTTTCTCAAGGAAGAGGATCAGCGggtggaagcggcagcgcgacaGGCTACTCACCTCGACACAACAGCACTCATCCTCGGCTctagtggcggtggtgacgccAGCGACACTTCGAGTGGTAGCTGGGGAAAtggtgacggcgacgacaaGTTTGAGGCGCCACTGCCTGGTCGTCGTGTCAAGCGCCTGCGCCATAAACaagccgccgtcgctgtcaaTGCGCCACAGCAGATGAAGGCGAGAGGCAACGCGAGACGggtgccactgctgcactcttcggctgcagcacacacagaggatTTCAATAGCGGTATGGCAACATGGATCTTTCAGCAGTTCCATGGCGACATTGCACGgctcagctgcggcaccccCAACAACCAAGTGCGCTCGCTCTGCCTGCGCCTGTTTCAGCAAGCTGCGCACGGGGGCCTGCTTCCACCTGAAAAATATATGCAGGTTATCGTAGCCCTCGCCGCGGACGTTcatgcaccgctgcggcagcaggcggcggccacTCTCACCATTTCCTGTGAACACCATGAGGTGGTGGGGTCGTCGGTCGGGCGGGGTGTCGAGCTCGCGTTTTGTCTGCATCACACGTGCGGCGTGAACCTTCTTCGAAGCGCCGTGGTTCCTGACAAGCTGCTCACCACTGCTATTGCCACTGCTGTCGACAGTGGCACCGGTGGCGTTCTGAGCGGGTACAGCGTCCACAGCTCTGTGTACACGTTGCTGCACAAACGGCTACGCGATAGCATGATCACCACCCTGGTGCGTTTCTTCTACCAAGATGACAAGGCGCGGACGTGGTGCGAGGaacatgcgcagcagcttaCCGACGCCACCGAAGCTCTTGCCGCGTCATCTTCGTCGGGGGTCGTCTTCAGTCTCTTTCAcccgctcctctttctctgtcacTTGACGCTGGCGCTTGCGACGCTACCGTTTCCGCATGAGAATGACGTGCTGCATGTGCTCCAGCAGGCCCGCACCGGCCTCGACTTGAACGGGCAGGCAGCGTTGGACTGGTTAAGAGAAAATGAGGGGTCGACTGCCCCACCATCGCTCACCGACACAAACAGTAGTATGGTTATGCGGTGGAAGGCAATTGGCGCCTTACTGCTTCATTACCTGCGGTGCAGCCTTAAATCCGAGTACCACGTGAACTCTGCGAAGCTCGTGCGCTACCGCAGCCGTCAGAACTTCCGTGCCGCGaccactgcagcacagcaatGCACTGCGTCGCccatgcagcgccgcgccgcacacAGCGCCGCGATGGCCGATCTGACAGCTCGCCTGGAGCGACTTGTGAGACTCTTAGAGCCTGCCTTGAGGTTGTCGTGGGCAGTCCATCCGCCAACGGATGTGGTAGAGGTCGGCTGGCATGCGCTGAGCGTTGAGCTAGAGTCTGCACTGATGGAAGAGAGCGCCGACGCCTTTGGCGAGTGCACCCCTAGCCGtagcacgtgtgtgtgtggacgaGCAAAGAGAGCTCGAGTGGCTCGTCCTACGCGCCACGCCACGGCTCCGTCACGGCGCAagcgacagcggtgctccTTGCCAAGGGACACCACAAGTACAGACGACAGCGCACAAGACGACACAGAGAGTGACGAGGCGGCGACTCGTAGTTCTTCTGAGTCGCCCGCACTTAACACACCATGCGAAGCAGCTCACCAGCACAATCTCGACCCCCCTTTCCCAGATACGAACAACGGCTAG
- a CDS encoding hypothetical protein (TriTrypDB/GeneDB-style sysID: LpmP.13.0300), with the protein MQEMFLSSVLLPLTEKTGEVERVDELLGMLEHCFIDAFKLSPSSGNKSDADPQSNASGTSSSLFPFPSSTLDAGEEAKLLAVRAVAKFHRTGAARHSYFFRTRDYHPHAALFILELLKSLNGNSQHWFRQLQLDSLDACLAILEVIGMENVRLCLPGVVSVAVRYIHRAHHGKDSTKVCLSAIKVLCTALTIGFGAAEPETWVQDAEVHLASALRSIFVPSVLVRSAHAPVTVAALKSLIVSVLLSSAMTERTNTPLGSLLMVAYAIVENMDHLHHLGDDVVGAVEAASSIVCTGSSLRNSTDDARMNTLMGSSWAVLAVTEALQYLRGVELLHLATTVARAPGLRDRFFPLQAPPQAASSTAESPDVSELAVSIFLSVVRKCVRVVGTEMDEAALYSHRRPRKYPAGVVDEFLFCLAGALARLPTVATLTPDCRDDDFGDGNETVGERLTNALLTEYDAVLQDWDAYAVHPAVLYVLPRLVVWQFHPLQVLRSLPSCFPPPTAGMVVPNDEATRSCMYPHPADLTAGSFEQLWSIVAQPHLWAVTQDEALCTYQQVHHRQVVAATLLRILALSAEVLACGDWATTERPDAERAEALERLFTLTLYLVLEKAAASGILHEAALHCVEVYSAACGETDTLLFLLRHSTLIVDETARAVKEEHLRPAAASVLRGSLALLERRFIRGGEGSSNDHAALGFSGANLTALVRQRLSVAAMSASFTRGPTKMVSLEEAAQVADFVSSTIHVAREALQLCSRYDSTVVAEDVIGRRAALSLLRDALDLAAYLNYCVPQEAMCEEQERHTTSAHARVRALQSVVLEAVYAVLQHCTLHDQVAAIAVQTAVRGLTCFLTTTAALTWADVTRQRLISEAEERRRLMQRSRRDGHKARLMAGEGEEDGTAEDESDDDPGRTSLPTPPPIDWPWTHYAPTVVVAAEAATSVEIELPRSHLHTIYRVYLSLFALLREPMAAFGTIAAEPRARAEVERRNLGNVVVTPALFETLSGLEAIRLLACDFLLHRMVDEVLPLVLLWHERARLSRIPTHTEERAKLATQQFVEHLYEDCRDSAELHESMMTKCRCFDLCTTPPPKPGVSNPQL; encoded by the coding sequence ATGCAGGAGAtgtttctctcctctgtgttgCTCCCTCTCACCGAGAAGACCGGTGAGGTGGAGCGGGTCGATGAGTTGCTCGGTATGCTGGAGCATTGCTTCATCGACGCCTTCAAGCTGAGTCCCTCATCTGGCAACAAGAGCGACGCTGATCCCCAGAGTAACGCCAGCGGTACCTCCAGTTCCttgtttcccttcccttcttcaACGCTAGACGCGggtgaggaggcgaagctgctTGCCGTGCGGGCTGTGGCAAAGTTTCACCGCACGGGGGCGGCGCGTCACAGCTACTTCTTTCGGACGCGTGACTACCACCCACACGCGGCGCTCTTTATTCTCGAGCTGCTTAAGTCTCTCAACGGTAACTCGCAGCACTGGTTTCGGCAACTGCAACTGGACAGCTTAGATGCATGCCTGGCTATTTTGGAGGTGATAGGGATGGAAAACGTGCGACTATGTCTTCCCGGCGTGGTGTCAGTGGCTGTGCGCTACATCCACCGTGCCCATCACGGCAAGGACTCAACCAAGGTATGTCTGAGCGCGATCAAGGTGCTTTGCACTGCACTGACGATTGGGTTTGGAGCCGCGGAGCCGGAGACGTGGGTGCAGGACGCCGAGGTGCATTTGGCTAGTGCGCTGCGCTCCATTTTTGTGCCCTCGGTGCTCGTTCGGAGTGCCCACGCTCCTGTTACGGTTGCTGCGCTGAAGTCGCTCATCGtctcggtgctgctgtcgtcggcCATGACGGAGCGCACCAACACGCCGCTGggctcgctgctgatggtggcCTACGCGATTGTGGAGAACATGGAtcacctgcaccacctcgGGGACGACGTTGTTGGCGCGGTGGAGGCAGCCTCTTCGATTGTGTGCACTGGTAGCAGTCTGCGCAACTCTACGGATGACGCACGCATGAACACCTTGATGGGCAGTTCCTGGGCTGTGCTTGCCGTcaccgaggcgctgcagtacCTGAGAGGGGTGGAGCTGCTTCATCTCGCCACGACGGTTGCACGGGCACCGGGGCTGCGCGACCGCTTTTTCCCCTTGCAAGCCCCACCCCAggcggcgtcgtcgacggCAGAGTCGCCAGACGTCAGCGAGTTGGCGGTTTCTATCTTCCTGTCTGTCGTTCGTAAGTGCGTCCGCGTTGTTGGCACTGAGATGGATGAAGCGGCCCTGTACAGCCATCGCCGCCCGCGCAAGTACCCCGCCGGTGTCGTGGACGAGTTTCTTTTTTGCCTTGCTGGTGCCCTCGCCAGACTTCCGACGGTTGCTACGCTGACGCCAGACTGCCGCGACGACGACTTCGGTGACGGGAATGAGACTGTTGGAGAGCGCCTGACGAACGCGCTGCTCACCGAGTATgacgcagtgctgcaggactGGGACGCCTACGCGGTGCACCCAGCCGTGCTGTacgtgctgccgcggctcgTTGTGTGGCAGTTTCACCCACTGCAAGtccttcgctctctgccgagctgctttcctcctcccacggCGGGTATGGTGGTCCCTAATGATGAGGCAACGAGGTCTTGCATGTATCCACATCCAGCGGACCTGACTGCGGGGTCGTTCGAGCAGCTCTGGAGCATTGTGGCGCAACCCCATCTCTGGGCCGTGACTCAAGATGAGGCGCTGTGTACCTATCAACAAGTGCACCATCGGCAGGTGGTCgctgccacgctgctgcgaaTTCTCGCCTTGTCGGCTGAAGTACTCGCGTGCGGCGACTGGGCAACCACAGAGAGGCCGGATGCGGAGAGGGCCGAGGCCCTTGAGCGTCTCTTCACCTTGACGCTCTACCTTGTCCTCGAGAAGGCCGCTGCCAGTGGGATACTGCATGAGGCGGCATTGCATTGCGTCGAGGTGTACAGCGCTGCCTGTGGAGAGACGGACACTCTTCTGTTCCTGCTGCGTCACTCTACCCTTATCGTGGATGAGACGGCGCGggcggtgaaggaggagcaccTGCGGCCTGCGGCAGCAAGTGTTCTGCGCGGCAGTCTCGCTTTATTAGAGCGCCGCTTCATTCGAGGCggggagggcagcagcaacgaccaCGCAGCGTTGGGTTTCAGCGGCGCTAACCTCACTGCTCTCGTGCGTCAACGGCTCTCCGTGGCTGCAATGTCGGCCAGCTTCACACGGGGGCCTACCAAGATGGTCTCCCTGGAAGAGGCCGCACAGGTGGCAGACTTTGTGTCGAGTACTATTCACGTGGCGCGCGAGGCCCTTCAGCTGTGCAGCCGCTACGACAGCACAGTCGTCGCAGAGGACGTGATTGgccgcagagctgcgctatccctgctgcgcgacgcgtTAGACCTCGCAGCGTACCTCAACTACTGTGTTCCCCAGGAGGCTATGTGCGAAGAGCAGGAGCGCCACACCACCTCGGCGCATGCTCGCGTGCGGGCACTTCAAtcggtggtgctggaggcTGTGTACGCGGTgttgcagcactgcacacTGCACGACCAAGTGGCCGCCATTGCTGTTCAGACGGCGGTACGTGGGCTCACGTGTTTCCTGACAACCACTGCGGCTCTGACGTGGGCCGATGTGACGCGGCAGCGCCTCATTAGCGAGGCGGAAGAGCGTCGACGGTTGATGCAGCGCAGTCGACGTGACGGACACAAAGCGCGTCTCATGGCGGGCGAGGGCGAAGAGGACGGCACAGCCGAGGACGAGTCCGACGACGACCCCGGCAGGACTTCCCTTCCAACTCCGCCTCCCATCGACTGGCCATGGACGCATTACGCGCCAACTGTCGTGgtcgcggcggaggcggcgactAGCGTCGAAATTGAGCTCCCCCGCAGCCACCTCCACACTATCTACCGCGTGtacctttccctctttgcgctgctgcgagagCCCATGGCCGCCTTTGGGACCATTGCAGCCGAGCCACGCGCCCGTGCTGAAGTGGAGCGGCGCAACCTCGGCAATGTTGTCGTTACCCCGGCTCTATTTGAGACGCTGAGCGGACTCGAGGCGATTCGCCTGCTCGCCTGCGATTTTCTGCTGCATCGCATGgtggacgaggtgctgccgctggtcCTGTTGTGGCACGAGCGAGCGCGTCTGTCTCGCATTCCGACTCACACAGAGGAGCGCGCCAAGCTGGCGACGCAGCAGTTCGTGGAGCACCTCTACGAAGACTGCCGGGACTCTGCCGAGTTGCACGAGTCGATGATGACCaagtgccgctgcttcgatTTGTGCACCACTCCGCCCCCAAAGCCAGGGGTTTCTAATCCGCAGCTGTGA